A single genomic interval of Vibrio gallicus harbors:
- a CDS encoding heparinase II/III domain-containing protein → MLQFSIHEMASIKRKATTSTIAALKRNNEVVLNNDVLVPVDGRATWNLYYFCPEHGVRLTWNRHKPKSHCCPVDGKEFTGEPYDGAWWRWLNGLNAKACYDLGLLWHLTDDPIYLDKVREILLAYATYYPDYEVHGGVPYNGPGKANAQTLCEANCHMDLARGYGFIKQALSSEQQQKIEGRLLREGAEFLIEQRTNQVHNHEMKINATIGVIGLILDEPSYLDFALNTDYGIHYQLNHGSVGDGMWYEGSIHYHYYALQALQNFEKLARNTPYSVSVNPNYLKMMKYPLRLVMNTGEFPRLNDCITGQEKLTHAHLFEFAYKQYPCAEFARALGSIYRNISRDNIDALLYGVDELPSVRPLDCKPTHCAKVGITIALDETRNNAMLLKHTPYGGEHDHYDRLGLILTRDGKEILPDLGTTGYGAELHYGYYKNTATHNTLVVNQCNQSPIDPRLLSYQQSEGFTLVDTLADWSQPQATVDSHTIVQWDLAAYRDVSFRRIMLWLGDCAVELNVIGNPYQQQLDLTYHVRGKHKQNPQSAAIANPLQGALARMTETYLVQGQQCFSQGYTIEGQSDYHQHVAVDSQVDVLTGYAPDNPATSDLAYTLIRSRQLELKVAIVHDLSKPQNVALKSVNWTDNSIEFVIQRGSKIQAWRYCLTSFELSFQ, encoded by the coding sequence ATGCTACAATTTTCAATTCACGAGATGGCATCTATTAAGCGCAAGGCAACGACTTCTACCATTGCAGCCCTAAAACGAAATAATGAAGTGGTACTCAATAATGATGTACTGGTGCCTGTCGATGGGCGCGCAACGTGGAACCTTTATTATTTTTGTCCTGAGCACGGTGTGCGCTTAACATGGAATAGACACAAACCGAAATCTCACTGCTGCCCAGTAGATGGAAAAGAGTTTACCGGTGAGCCATATGATGGTGCTTGGTGGCGTTGGTTGAATGGTCTTAACGCCAAGGCTTGTTACGATCTTGGCTTGTTATGGCATCTAACCGATGACCCTATCTACCTTGACAAAGTGCGTGAGATTTTGCTGGCATACGCCACTTATTATCCCGATTATGAGGTGCATGGTGGTGTGCCATATAACGGGCCTGGTAAAGCGAACGCGCAAACCCTGTGTGAGGCAAATTGTCATATGGACCTAGCACGTGGCTATGGTTTCATAAAACAAGCTCTGAGCTCTGAGCAGCAGCAAAAAATCGAAGGGCGCTTGCTACGTGAGGGGGCTGAGTTTTTGATTGAGCAACGCACCAATCAGGTCCATAACCATGAGATGAAAATCAATGCGACTATAGGCGTGATTGGCTTAATTTTAGATGAGCCGAGCTATCTCGATTTTGCCTTGAACACCGATTACGGTATTCATTATCAATTGAATCATGGCTCTGTGGGCGATGGCATGTGGTATGAGGGCTCAATTCACTATCACTATTATGCTTTGCAAGCGCTACAAAACTTTGAAAAGCTGGCTCGTAATACCCCATATTCTGTGAGCGTAAACCCTAATTACCTAAAAATGATGAAATACCCGCTACGGCTAGTGATGAACACGGGAGAGTTCCCGCGTTTAAATGACTGTATTACAGGGCAGGAAAAACTAACCCACGCTCATCTATTTGAATTTGCTTATAAGCAGTATCCCTGTGCCGAGTTTGCTAGAGCGTTAGGTAGCATTTATCGCAATATCAGCCGCGATAATATTGACGCGCTGCTCTACGGTGTCGATGAACTGCCATCGGTAAGACCGCTAGATTGCAAGCCCACCCACTGCGCGAAAGTAGGTATCACAATTGCCCTTGATGAGACACGTAATAATGCAATGCTACTTAAGCATACCCCTTACGGTGGTGAGCATGATCACTATGACCGTTTAGGGCTTATTCTAACGCGTGACGGCAAAGAGATTTTACCTGATTTGGGCACCACAGGTTATGGCGCCGAACTTCACTATGGTTACTATAAAAACACCGCGACCCACAATACGCTGGTGGTTAATCAATGTAATCAATCGCCAATAGACCCACGTTTGTTGAGTTATCAACAAAGTGAAGGCTTTACATTGGTAGACACACTAGCCGATTGGTCACAACCACAAGCCACAGTAGACAGCCATACCATTGTGCAGTGGGATTTAGCAGCATATAGAGACGTTTCTTTTCGCCGCATTATGTTGTGGCTAGGTGATTGCGCAGTAGAGCTAAATGTAATTGGCAATCCCTACCAACAGCAGCTGGACCTTACTTATCATGTCCGTGGCAAGCACAAACAGAACCCACAGTCAGCTGCGATAGCTAACCCACTCCAAGGAGCGTTAGCGCGAATGACAGAGACATATTTGGTTCAGGGGCAGCAGTGCTTTAGTCAAGGCTATACGATTGAGGGACAATCGGATTATCATCAACATGTCGCTGTTGATAGTCAGGTGGATGTGTTGACTGGGTATGCTCCCGATAATCCAGCAACATCTGATCTTGCTTATACGCTGATACGTTCACGTCAGCTTGAGCTTAAAGTCGCTATTGTTCATGACTTGTCCAAACCGCAAAATGTGGCATTGAAATCTGTAAATTGGACTGACAACAGTATCGAGTTTGTTATCCAGCGTGGCAGTAAAATACAAGCGTGGCGCTATTGCTTAACCAGCTTTGAGCTCAGCTT